The following are encoded together in the Proteiniphilum saccharofermentans genome:
- a CDS encoding ATP-binding protein, which produces MRLQLVFSSQYAVCIFSGISALLKTGVILLVLFLTFSCAQDDKKQQFSEEYKKKWEDKISPGFPTDSMRILLEQSIASQDEVAISILCRELGKRMREMSDFSNAIAYHQQGLVAAYNIKDTIGITEALNNLGTDFRRIGAFPEASGYHYQALQMAESYSGRNEYKGRKNRVMALNGIGIIYLSFDNYDEAEKLLREALAEEKALNSPVGQAMNYANIGVIFQEKQMYDSAFTYYQYSMEQNQIAQSQLGIGLCHIHFGHIHELQEQYDEAEREYQQAYEIMGNISDTWHWLEACLAIARIRLVKNDFAAAKKQIDLAKEAANHIESPQHLSETYDLLHQYNLKRGNFADALKNYKLSEAYQDSVRNAQKLNHIIDTRVNYERDKNRQYITQLNIRNEMETRQKKIILTASFIIVFLLILLSATLFYAYRHRTRSNKILRRLSRLRTNFFTNITHEFRTPLTVILGLSRHLQEEKNSTHAESSYYLKAIDRQGTHLLTLVNQLLNMAKINAGMDNPEWQRGNISVYVQMMVDSFRLYAQNNNIRLYFSSSEPVIEMDFVPHYIDDILQNLLSNALKFSLPGDEVSVSVSTVKNKEVVLKVTDTGKGIPKEEIERIFDLFYQSGQSDKKRGSGIGLNYTRQLVEIMHGKITVDSEEKKGSVFTVTLPLRQSEEWILPAWSPEDRQQPSPTEATKITQRNSRFVRPYEKGRSPKTDVNATILLIEDSEDVILYIKALLSPKYNTITARDGEEGLKLSNELVPDIIISDIMMPNKDGLTFCNDIRNSELLNHIPIILLTAKSGMDDQLKGLKHGADAYIRKPFHPDELLVQIETLLENRRLLKKKYMRTIFKEDTPPVKDVNMEFLQKTTDIIYREMHNPDFSSIALAEKLCISPSQLNRKLNAISGYTSSIYITNLRVDYAKKKLMSEDKSIADIAAECGFYDAAYFSRIFKKHTNVTPSQYRRLPGGRSTPV; this is translated from the coding sequence ATGCGCTTACAATTAGTATTTTCAAGTCAATACGCTGTCTGCATTTTCAGCGGGATATCTGCTCTTTTAAAAACAGGTGTAATCTTGCTTGTCCTGTTCTTAACTTTTTCATGCGCACAAGACGATAAAAAACAACAATTTTCAGAAGAATACAAGAAAAAATGGGAAGATAAGATCTCACCGGGTTTCCCTACCGACTCTATGCGTATATTGCTGGAACAGAGTATTGCTTCTCAGGACGAAGTGGCCATTTCCATCCTCTGCAGGGAATTAGGGAAACGGATGCGGGAGATGTCCGATTTCTCGAATGCCATCGCTTATCATCAACAGGGATTGGTTGCCGCCTACAATATAAAAGACACCATCGGCATTACGGAGGCCCTGAATAATTTAGGAACTGATTTCCGGCGGATAGGTGCCTTCCCGGAAGCCTCCGGGTATCATTACCAGGCACTGCAAATGGCCGAATCCTATTCCGGAAGAAATGAATACAAAGGCAGGAAAAACCGCGTGATGGCGTTGAACGGCATTGGCATCATTTATCTTTCATTCGACAATTATGATGAAGCCGAAAAGCTGCTCCGTGAAGCGCTTGCAGAAGAAAAAGCGTTGAACAGCCCGGTAGGACAAGCTATGAATTACGCCAATATCGGTGTAATTTTCCAGGAAAAACAGATGTATGATTCAGCCTTTACCTATTATCAGTATTCCATGGAGCAAAACCAGATTGCCCAATCACAGTTGGGAATCGGGTTGTGCCATATCCATTTCGGGCATATCCACGAATTGCAGGAGCAATACGATGAAGCGGAACGTGAATACCAACAGGCTTACGAAATCATGGGAAATATTTCTGACACATGGCACTGGCTGGAGGCCTGCCTGGCGATAGCACGCATCCGGTTGGTGAAAAATGACTTTGCAGCAGCGAAAAAACAGATTGATCTGGCAAAAGAAGCAGCGAATCACATCGAATCGCCGCAACATCTTTCGGAAACATACGACCTGTTGCATCAATATAACCTAAAGCGGGGCAATTTCGCCGACGCACTAAAGAATTACAAACTCAGCGAGGCTTATCAAGACAGTGTCCGTAATGCACAGAAACTGAATCATATCATCGATACACGCGTAAACTACGAGCGTGATAAAAACAGACAATACATTACCCAACTGAACATCCGGAACGAGATGGAAACCCGGCAGAAAAAAATCATCCTCACGGCTTCTTTTATCATTGTCTTCCTCCTCATACTCTTATCGGCAACTCTTTTTTATGCTTACAGACATCGCACCAGAAGCAACAAGATACTCCGGAGACTCAGCCGGTTAAGAACCAATTTTTTCACAAATATAACCCACGAATTCCGCACGCCACTCACCGTAATCCTGGGATTAAGCAGACATTTACAGGAAGAGAAAAATTCCACTCACGCCGAGTCCAGCTATTACCTTAAAGCCATAGACCGACAGGGCACACACTTGCTTACATTAGTAAATCAATTGCTGAACATGGCAAAAATAAATGCGGGTATGGACAACCCTGAATGGCAAAGAGGAAATATATCCGTTTATGTGCAGATGATGGTTGATTCGTTCCGCCTGTACGCGCAAAACAACAATATCAGGTTATATTTTTCCAGTAGCGAACCGGTTATTGAAATGGATTTTGTGCCACACTACATCGATGATATCCTGCAAAATCTATTGTCGAATGCTTTGAAATTCAGCCTCCCGGGTGATGAGGTCTCTGTATCGGTCTCAACGGTTAAAAACAAGGAGGTCGTACTGAAAGTTACCGATACCGGCAAAGGCATTCCGAAAGAAGAGATAGAGCGGATTTTTGATCTTTTTTATCAGAGCGGTCAATCCGATAAAAAAAGAGGAAGTGGTATCGGTTTAAATTATACCCGTCAACTGGTTGAAATCATGCACGGAAAAATAACGGTAGACAGCGAGGAAAAAAAAGGTTCCGTATTTACGGTAACATTACCGTTACGACAATCGGAAGAATGGATTTTGCCGGCATGGAGCCCGGAAGACAGGCAACAACCCTCCCCAACAGAAGCGACCAAGATAACACAACGAAACAGCCGGTTTGTCAGGCCATACGAAAAGGGAAGATCACCTAAAACAGATGTGAACGCGACGATCCTGCTGATTGAAGATAGTGAAGATGTGATACTATACATAAAAGCGTTGCTTTCGCCCAAATATAACACCATAACGGCCCGGGATGGGGAGGAAGGTTTGAAATTGTCCAACGAACTGGTTCCGGATATAATTATTTCGGATATCATGATGCCAAACAAAGACGGGTTGACATTCTGCAACGACATTCGCAACTCGGAACTGCTAAATCATATCCCAATAATTCTGCTAACGGCAAAAAGTGGGATGGACGACCAACTGAAAGGGTTGAAGCATGGTGCAGATGCATATATACGAAAACCGTTCCATCCCGATGAATTACTGGTACAAATTGAAACGTTGCTCGAAAACCGGCGCCTGCTCAAGAAAAAATACATGCGCACAATCTTCAAAGAAGATACTCCCCCGGTAAAGGATGTCAATATGGAATTTCTTCAGAAGACAACAGATATTATTTACCGTGAAATGCATAATCCCGACTTTTCGTCCATAGCACTTGCAGAAAAACTGTGTATAAGCCCGTCGCAACTTAACCGGAAGCTGAATGCCATATCCGGCTACACATCATCTATATATATTACTAATTTACGTGTCGACTACGCCAAGAAGAAATTAATGTCAGAGGATAAATCTATTGCGGACATAGCGGCAGAATGTGGGTTCTACGATGCCGCTTATTTCTCACGCATCTTTAAAAAACACACCAATGTAACTCCTTCTCAATACCGGCGTTTACCCGGAGGACGCTCAACACCCGTATGA
- a CDS encoding calycin-like domain-containing protein: MKLRTQLIMLVAILCMASCEKNDEPEINLAQDIAGVYNGQLTLSVGSTAMDPVENSKVTIKHQENGKAEVTLAGFGEGAMSFQDIVIKDVVVTKGGNDTYSLVGDIDAMSGTTNVTGNVEGTVIKGGKANITFTLKPGAMPMSINAVFNGQ, translated from the coding sequence ATGAAACTAAGAACTCAATTGATTATGTTAGTTGCCATATTGTGTATGGCATCATGCGAAAAGAACGATGAACCTGAAATCAATCTTGCACAGGATATTGCGGGAGTCTATAATGGACAATTAACACTATCGGTTGGAAGCACTGCCATGGATCCGGTAGAAAACAGTAAAGTAACCATTAAACATCAGGAAAACGGAAAAGCCGAGGTCACCCTGGCAGGATTTGGCGAGGGGGCCATGAGCTTTCAGGATATTGTGATAAAGGATGTGGTAGTAACAAAAGGTGGCAATGATACTTATTCCTTAGTTGGGGACATAGATGCGATGAGCGGTACGACAAACGTAACCGGCAATGTAGAGGGAACCGTAATAAAAGGCGGTAAAGCCAATATCACATTTACCCTGAAACCCGGTGCCATGCCGATGAGCATTAATGCTGTTTTCAACGGACAATAA
- a CDS encoding HmuY family protein, whose amino-acid sequence MKPVILFIRLIMPGILFLSFPACNGILGNIYDEPLAEEKNEFGFIETDETNNSGTVYIDATSYTKWTYIDFHTLTVDSLEISEEMQEPENWDIAIHRYDAKTNGAFVLETGFTGLSTLKASGEIPKGDYVSDEWTTNKIVVDMSGMMDGKLKYAESYYNRELSKWLFVDTSTMPPGYNPSNKVYIIRLKDNTVVAVRLRNFMNASGVKGYMTIDYIYPFEV is encoded by the coding sequence ATGAAACCTGTTATTCTTTTCATCAGACTAATTATGCCGGGAATACTCTTTCTGTCATTCCCGGCATGTAACGGTATTTTGGGTAATATCTATGACGAACCGTTAGCCGAAGAAAAGAACGAGTTCGGATTTATCGAAACGGATGAGACAAACAATTCCGGTACCGTTTATATAGACGCTACAAGCTATACCAAATGGACGTACATAGATTTTCATACACTTACTGTGGACTCACTTGAAATAAGTGAAGAGATGCAGGAACCCGAAAACTGGGACATCGCTATCCACCGCTACGACGCCAAAACCAACGGAGCTTTCGTCCTCGAAACGGGATTCACAGGGCTTTCGACGCTTAAAGCCTCAGGAGAGATTCCCAAAGGCGATTATGTCTCCGATGAGTGGACAACAAACAAAATTGTGGTGGATATGTCGGGGATGATGGATGGGAAACTGAAATATGCCGAATCGTACTACAATCGGGAGCTTTCCAAATGGCTGTTTGTGGATACGAGCACCATGCCTCCCGGTTATAATCCCTCGAACAAGGTTTATATTATCAGGTTGAAAGACAATACCGTTGTCGCCGTCCGGCTTCGGAACTTTATGAACGCCTCGGGTGTAAAAGGCTATATGACCATAGACTATATTTATCCTTTTGAAGTGTAA
- a CDS encoding TonB-dependent receptor plug domain-containing protein: protein MQKILVTVFLLTGCCFLINPVSAQSIDTRTYSDSAAYDTMLDEIVVTGTRSPKILKNSPVITKVFTENEIRKVDVTHIGELLQSELPGIEFTYSMNQQVSLNMQGFGGNSVLFLVDGERIAGETLENIDYSRLNLDNVQRIEIIKGAASSLYGSNAVGGVVNIISKIPVEPLHVNFNTRLATNNEQRHGGSISINTGRLSSATNVQYVSAGDLKMKNEGVYSKVYGNRTLNVKERLQYNLGDNFKLTGRGGYFFRERDSQVSSKDRYRSFNGGAKGEYAFHQKSNLELAYSFDQYDKSSFLVEDRLDVRNYSNVQHNLKGLYNYSFNSKNMLTVGGDYMRDYLMSYQFKDNASYLQHVADIFAQYDWTPTEKLNIISGLRYDYFSDADISHVSPKIGLMFKQGRFNFRSSYAGGFRAPTLKEMYMNFDMASVFMIYGNRDLKAESSHNFSLSGEYTSQYYNFSLTGYHNIVDNRITTIWNTELKGMQYMNIAKINITGIDANASVRLPSGIGARLSYAFTHEKIEKGQPLLSQTRPHAATARIEYGKTWRKYGFNIALNGRLLSKLTTYEYTSLTSYEEMEEVTYPGYTIWKLSLMQTFRQGINLIVGIDNLFNYVPDYYYSNSPYTTGTTFSAGVSIDISRF from the coding sequence ATGCAAAAAATATTGGTAACAGTATTTTTACTTACAGGATGCTGTTTCCTTATAAATCCTGTTTCTGCACAATCCATCGATACCCGGACTTATTCAGATAGTGCTGCATACGACACGATGCTCGACGAAATAGTAGTTACAGGTACACGCAGCCCTAAAATACTGAAAAATTCACCGGTTATCACCAAAGTATTTACTGAAAACGAGATACGAAAAGTGGATGTAACGCATATCGGAGAGTTGCTCCAATCGGAACTTCCGGGTATCGAATTTACTTATTCCATGAACCAGCAGGTATCGCTCAATATGCAGGGCTTCGGCGGAAATTCCGTCCTTTTTCTTGTAGACGGAGAACGGATTGCGGGTGAAACGTTAGAGAACATAGACTACAGCCGGCTCAACCTTGATAATGTGCAGCGTATCGAGATCATCAAAGGTGCAGCTTCATCGCTCTACGGATCGAATGCCGTGGGAGGCGTGGTGAACATTATCAGTAAAATACCTGTGGAACCACTACATGTTAATTTTAACACCCGATTGGCAACGAACAACGAGCAACGACACGGTGGAAGCATAAGTATCAATACAGGTCGGTTGAGCAGTGCAACCAACGTACAATATGTCTCTGCCGGCGATCTTAAAATGAAAAATGAAGGAGTCTATTCCAAAGTATACGGCAACCGCACGCTGAATGTTAAAGAACGGCTGCAATACAATTTAGGGGACAACTTCAAACTTACCGGGCGGGGAGGTTACTTCTTCCGTGAACGCGATTCCCAGGTCAGCAGCAAAGACCGTTATCGCAGTTTCAACGGAGGAGCAAAAGGGGAATATGCCTTTCATCAAAAAAGTAATCTGGAGCTGGCATACTCGTTTGACCAATACGATAAGAGCAGTTTCCTGGTTGAAGACCGCCTCGATGTGCGTAATTACAGCAATGTGCAACACAATTTGAAAGGATTGTATAACTATTCTTTTAATAGCAAAAATATGCTGACGGTAGGTGGCGACTATATGCGCGATTACCTGATGAGTTACCAGTTCAAGGACAATGCCAGTTACCTGCAGCATGTAGCGGATATTTTTGCCCAATACGACTGGACACCCACTGAAAAACTGAATATAATCAGCGGGTTGCGGTATGACTATTTCTCCGATGCGGATATCAGCCATGTTTCGCCTAAAATCGGATTGATGTTCAAACAGGGACGCTTTAACTTTCGGAGTTCTTATGCCGGAGGTTTTCGTGCTCCCACTCTCAAGGAAATGTATATGAATTTCGACATGGCAAGTGTTTTTATGATTTATGGAAATCGGGATTTGAAAGCCGAATCGAGCCATAATTTTTCCCTTTCCGGTGAGTACACCAGCCAGTATTATAATTTTTCGCTGACGGGGTATCACAATATTGTGGATAACCGCATCACAACCATATGGAACACGGAATTGAAAGGAATGCAGTACATGAATATTGCCAAAATCAATATTACTGGCATAGATGCAAACGCATCTGTCCGGTTACCATCCGGTATCGGTGCCCGTCTCTCCTATGCTTTCACTCACGAAAAAATAGAAAAAGGACAGCCTCTGCTGTCGCAAACCCGCCCTCATGCGGCCACAGCCCGCATAGAATACGGTAAGACATGGAGGAAATACGGTTTTAATATAGCGTTGAACGGACGTCTCCTTTCGAAGCTCACCACTTATGAATATACGTCGCTCACTTCCTATGAAGAGATGGAGGAGGTTACCTATCCCGGATATACGATCTGGAAACTCAGCCTGATGCAAACCTTTCGACAGGGGATTAACCTGATTGTTGGTATCGACAACCTGTTCAATTACGTTCCCGACTACTATTACAGTAATTCCCCATATACGACAGGCACTACATTTTCTGCCGGAGTCTCGATAGACATCAGCAGATTTTAA
- a CDS encoding HmuY family protein, translating to MKKFGFLMLLSVLFLAACDKDDKEPALPGEVKDVKFEDVRSYTDWKYFSFSKGEFVTVTDHQNDLTWDIAFHRGDVRLNGGASGKGKGEAINTQQTNWNAVTEAPASGYIKDQVGKITTAFTGDGITEEDQPFSQTVTTWLTVDTSNPPPKYTVHNWIYVVKAADGNYVKLWLYDNKDEKNTAGYVSFRYQYNAGGSTRFN from the coding sequence ATGAAAAAGTTTGGTTTTTTAATGTTGCTCAGCGTCTTATTCTTGGCTGCTTGTGATAAGGATGACAAAGAGCCGGCTCTTCCGGGTGAAGTAAAAGATGTGAAATTTGAAGATGTCAGATCATATACCGATTGGAAATATTTCTCTTTCTCGAAAGGAGAGTTTGTTACCGTTACTGATCATCAGAACGATCTGACGTGGGATATTGCTTTCCATCGGGGTGATGTCCGCCTGAATGGAGGTGCGTCAGGTAAAGGAAAAGGGGAAGCAATCAATACCCAGCAAACAAATTGGAATGCAGTGACGGAAGCACCTGCGAGTGGTTATATAAAAGACCAGGTCGGAAAGATAACAACTGCATTTACAGGGGATGGTATAACGGAAGAGGATCAACCTTTTTCTCAGACGGTTACAACGTGGCTGACGGTTGATACAAGTAACCCGCCTCCCAAATACACCGTTCATAATTGGATCTATGTTGTGAAAGCCGCAGACGGTAACTATGTAAAACTCTGGTTGTATGACAACAAAGATGAGAAGAATACTGCGGGCTACGTTAGCTTCAGATATCAGTATAATGCAGGCGGAAGCACCAGGTTCAACTAA
- a CDS encoding TonB-dependent receptor, with protein sequence MRIILLAIFFITGIGLNAQHQRIEGRIIDCRSQEGIHLVSVGILGTTKGAISDESGKFVIEEVAEGDYTFAVSSIGYEDKRIPVSVPSKNESPIITISLCEQTIDLDQVVVTATRTERLLKNVPIQTQMISSKAIERMQITNFRDLLEYELPGVEFTNNGGYANINMLGFGGKYVLFLVDGERMAGETFDNIDYNRVDMDNVQQIEIVKGAASSLYGSNAVGGVINIITQKPRKTFETGANVRFGSNNEQNYRYTVGTRRKWGYANLTASFKSMDPYLLKDREPLTQWFANGDKVEYPLSETYIAGYKDYSVNPRVGIDVSEKLHLETKGGYYFKERNPGGLDGTKVTDRYYNYSGGLKADYKISDAQHLQISGNFDRYDKFKYYKLLSEKEKTYENSQQRFNGMYTLSFAAGHSLVAGAEYFSDNLMTFMFESDGSNAKRDAQTYAVYTQQEWLLAEKFTLVTGLRYDYHSQFKGHLTPRLSAMFKFTPRFTVRGGYSGGFRSPTLKELYTDWFHPDGGGFQIIGNKDMKAEKSNNFNLSAELSLGKTVITAMTQYSLIEDMVSTLWANQDTVLYANIGDANVWSTELSVTSQITNNLSLKVASSVVTDNLGKRSIIRPFSSTGRIDYIIPVFGKYNPTISFSGKYFGGMDIYGTGDITDTDNETGIEKEVSEEYKVHYDGYAICCLSFAQALPFNLTLNAGINNLFDYKPKFSSFYSSISPGRTYYIGLKWKL encoded by the coding sequence ATGAGGATTATACTGTTGGCAATATTCTTTATCACTGGTATTGGGCTTAACGCACAGCACCAGCGAATAGAAGGCCGGATTATTGATTGCAGGTCGCAGGAAGGTATACATCTTGTCAGTGTAGGAATACTCGGCACAACCAAAGGGGCTATTTCCGACGAATCGGGAAAATTCGTTATTGAAGAAGTGGCGGAAGGTGATTATACCTTTGCCGTTTCATCAATCGGTTATGAGGATAAGCGCATACCGGTTTCCGTTCCCTCAAAAAATGAAAGTCCGATAATCACCATATCGCTGTGCGAACAGACGATTGATCTGGATCAGGTTGTTGTGACGGCAACCCGTACAGAACGGTTGCTGAAAAATGTTCCTATACAGACTCAGATGATTTCGTCCAAAGCCATTGAACGCATGCAGATAACCAATTTCAGGGATTTACTGGAATACGAACTGCCCGGGGTAGAGTTTACCAACAATGGCGGTTATGCCAATATCAATATGCTTGGCTTCGGAGGCAAATATGTGTTGTTTCTGGTGGACGGCGAACGTATGGCGGGCGAAACGTTCGATAATATAGATTATAACCGGGTGGATATGGACAATGTGCAGCAAATCGAGATTGTGAAAGGAGCAGCATCTTCCCTCTACGGCTCCAATGCTGTGGGAGGAGTGATTAATATTATCACCCAAAAGCCGCGGAAAACATTTGAAACAGGAGCTAATGTAAGATTCGGGAGTAATAACGAACAGAATTACCGCTATACCGTAGGCACACGCAGAAAATGGGGATATGCAAACCTGACGGCATCATTCAAATCGATGGATCCCTACTTGCTGAAAGACCGGGAACCTCTTACTCAATGGTTTGCCAACGGAGATAAAGTGGAATATCCGTTAAGTGAAACTTATATCGCCGGATATAAGGATTACAGTGTTAATCCCCGGGTAGGGATAGATGTCTCTGAGAAGTTACATTTAGAGACAAAGGGGGGATATTATTTCAAGGAGAGAAATCCCGGAGGTTTGGACGGAACAAAAGTTACCGACCGCTACTATAACTATTCGGGCGGATTAAAAGCGGATTACAAAATATCGGATGCTCAGCATTTACAGATTTCCGGGAATTTCGATCGATATGACAAGTTCAAATACTACAAATTGTTGAGCGAAAAAGAAAAAACCTATGAAAATTCCCAACAGCGATTCAATGGGATGTATACCCTTTCTTTCGCTGCGGGACACTCGTTGGTAGCCGGTGCCGAATATTTTTCCGATAATCTGATGACATTTATGTTTGAGAGCGACGGGAGCAATGCGAAGCGTGACGCGCAGACTTATGCCGTTTATACCCAGCAGGAATGGCTGTTGGCTGAGAAATTTACACTCGTAACCGGTTTGCGTTACGATTATCATTCACAATTTAAGGGTCATCTTACGCCCCGTCTATCGGCGATGTTTAAGTTTACTCCCCGGTTCACCGTCCGGGGTGGATATTCAGGCGGTTTCCGTTCGCCCACTCTCAAAGAATTATATACCGATTGGTTCCATCCCGATGGTGGGGGATTTCAGATTATCGGTAACAAAGATATGAAGGCAGAGAAAAGTAATAACTTCAACCTCTCGGCCGAACTGTCTCTCGGGAAAACGGTTATCACTGCTATGACGCAATATTCCCTTATCGAAGATATGGTAAGTACATTGTGGGCAAACCAGGATACAGTGCTGTATGCCAATATTGGGGATGCCAATGTATGGAGTACGGAGTTATCGGTTACCAGCCAGATAACCAATAACCTTTCTTTGAAAGTAGCTTCCTCTGTAGTGACCGATAATCTTGGGAAAAGGTCGATTATACGTCCTTTTTCGTCAACCGGGCGGATAGACTATATCATTCCTGTTTTCGGGAAATATAATCCTACAATCAGTTTCAGCGGAAAATATTTCGGAGGGATGGATATTTACGGAACCGGAGATATTACGGATACTGATAACGAAACGGGGATTGAGAAGGAAGTTTCCGAAGAATACAAGGTGCATTACGACGGATATGCTATTTGCTGCTTGTCGTTTGCACAGGCGCTTCCTTTCAACCTGACGTTGAATGCCGGGATAAATAATCTTTTCGATTATAAGCCTAAATTTTCAAGTTTTTATTCGAGTATATCGCCCGGAAGAACATATTATATCGGGTTAAAATGGAAGTTATAA